Proteins co-encoded in one Acinetobacter lwoffii genomic window:
- a CDS encoding IS701 family transposase has protein sequence MIRRTKHASTATCTLPIYMGFLMTEPNSISCTQLAETYNISHDSVNRFLEREDYTPHDLYQEAIQHIDNNKLIVSIDDTVLDKPYSQHMDLVSYFWSGKHHRSVKGINLITLYATDQNGQNIPINFRIYDKSESKTKNDYFMDMLSEVLSWGAKIQFISGDSWYSSTGNLKTIRKHGIRFMFGIDCNRKVSPEKGQWFQLRLLPNFHQGQVVWLKDFGFVQLFKTQLKEQQRFYIVYQDEDDLLSFEGFHELHSSHWKIEQYHRVIKQVCHIEKFQVRRSKLILNHIFSALMAYVEIQKNQFERIFENVYRWQKKLFRPIIKNFIDDFILDKNHLLLQRVYK, from the coding sequence GTGATCAGACGAACTAAACATGCTTCTACAGCAACTTGTACATTACCCATTTATATGGGCTTTCTCATGACAGAACCGAACTCTATTAGCTGCACACAACTTGCCGAGACTTATAATATCTCGCATGATAGTGTAAATCGCTTTCTAGAGCGTGAAGACTACACACCTCACGACCTATATCAAGAAGCAATTCAACATATTGATAATAATAAGCTTATAGTCAGTATTGATGATACTGTTTTAGATAAACCATATAGTCAACATATGGACTTGGTTAGCTATTTTTGGTCAGGCAAACACCACCGATCCGTCAAGGGTATTAATCTCATTACCTTGTATGCGACAGATCAAAATGGTCAAAATATTCCAATTAATTTCCGAATTTATGACAAATCTGAAAGTAAAACCAAGAATGATTACTTTATGGATATGTTAAGTGAAGTACTTAGTTGGGGTGCAAAGATTCAATTTATTTCAGGTGATAGTTGGTATTCATCGACTGGAAATCTAAAAACCATAAGAAAACATGGTATTCGATTTATGTTTGGTATCGACTGTAACCGTAAGGTTTCCCCTGAAAAAGGACAATGGTTTCAACTGCGTTTATTGCCAAATTTCCATCAGGGTCAAGTGGTCTGGCTCAAAGATTTTGGCTTTGTACAATTATTTAAGACTCAGTTAAAAGAACAGCAGAGGTTTTATATTGTGTATCAAGATGAAGATGATTTATTATCCTTTGAGGGTTTTCATGAATTACATTCAAGTCATTGGAAAATAGAACAATATCACCGGGTGATTAAACAGGTTTGTCATATTGAAAAGTTTCAGGTAAGACGGTCTAAACTGATTTTGAATCATATTTTTTCAGCCTTGATGGCCTACGTTGAGATACAAAAGAACCAGTTTGAGCGGATCTTTGAAAATGTATATCGTTGGCAGAAGAAATTATTTAGACCAATTATCAAAAACTTCATTGATGACTTTATTCTCGATAAAAATCATCTGCTACTACAGAGAGTCTATAAATAA
- the sdhD gene encoding succinate dehydrogenase, hydrophobic membrane anchor protein — protein sequence MKSATGLTGSGSRDWFLQRVSAVVLAVYTVVVLGWILLNGGFNFEQWYGFMMTVPMKIMSLLAVLSLVAHAWIGMWQVFTDYVTTRQMGPSASGLRLVLTSAVIIAVLAYAIWAIQIFWAN from the coding sequence ATGAAAAGCGCTACTGGTTTAACAGGTTCAGGTTCTCGCGATTGGTTTCTCCAACGTGTCAGTGCTGTAGTTCTAGCTGTTTATACCGTTGTTGTACTGGGTTGGATTCTACTGAATGGTGGTTTCAACTTTGAACAGTGGTACGGCTTTATGATGACAGTTCCAATGAAGATCATGTCTTTGTTGGCGGTCTTATCTCTTGTTGCACACGCATGGATCGGCATGTGGCAGGTATTCACGGATTATGTGACTACTCGTCAAATGGGTCCTTCAGCTTCAGGTTTACGCCTTGTACTGACTTCAGCAGTGATCATTGCTGTACTTGCATATGCAATCTGGGCGATCCAGATTTTTTGGGCGAATTGA
- a CDS encoding 2-oxoglutarate dehydrogenase E1 component, whose translation MQEVADALRLDTELSADSAAYIEELYEQYLTAPDSVGADWRAYFDKFPKGDQPHSNVREQFLLLGRNSSRIQPIVQSTVSSEHERRQIGVLQLIAAYRNRGHQKAKLDPLGLAKREVVPDLDLAAHGLTQSDLDTVFNTGNLAIGKEEATLAEMVQSMEATYCGSIGAEYMHIVDTKEKRWIQQRLESARGQYGFNADQKKHVLERLTAAEGLEKYLGNKFVGAKRFGVEGGEAFIPMVNEIIQRAGSVGCKEVVIGMPHRGRLNLLVNIMGKNPADLFGEFEGKSIHKKGSGDVKYHQGFSSNVMTPGGEVHLALAFNPSHLEIVGPVVEGSVRARQVRRKDIGGDDVLPLIVHGDAAFAGQGVNQETFQMSQTRGYTVGGTVHIVINNQVGFTTSDPRDARSTEYCTDIAKMIQAPIFHVNGDDPEAVVFISQLAHDFRHTFRKDVVIDMFCYRRRGHNEADEPAATQPMMYQVINKKATTRTLYADQLVQQGVLDRASADQMVENYRADLEAGNHVANALVLEPNKKMFVDWTPYLGHEYTDEWDTTFPIERLKELGTKMRELPEGFVMQRQVAKVIDDRLKMQTGEMPLNWGAAETLAYATVLDDGYLLRLTGEDVGRGTFSHRHAKLHNQVDGSTYLPLCNLKENQPRTAIYDSLLSEMAVLAFEYGYATTLPKSLIIWEAQFGDFANCAQVVIDQFISSGETKWERVCGLTMLLPHGFEGQGPEHSSARLERFLQLCAEDNMQVITPTTPAQIFHALRRQAIRPIRKPLIVTSPKSLLRHKLAVSSLEELANGTFQTVIDEVDNINKSDVTRLVLCGGKVYYDLVEKRREKELNNTAIVRIEQLYPYPEKRLAEVLAQYPNVKELVWAQEEPKNQGAWLFIAPRLYDDVMKAGKQVRISYAGREASAAPACGSPYLHAKQQAQLINDALAIDAE comes from the coding sequence ATGCAAGAAGTTGCTGACGCTCTGCGTCTTGACACTGAACTTTCCGCTGATAGTGCAGCGTATATTGAAGAACTTTATGAGCAGTATCTGACTGCTCCAGACTCAGTGGGTGCTGACTGGAGAGCGTACTTCGATAAATTCCCAAAAGGTGATCAACCACACAGTAATGTACGTGAGCAATTCCTACTTTTAGGTCGCAATTCAAGCCGTATTCAGCCTATTGTTCAGTCGACAGTCAGCTCAGAGCATGAACGTCGTCAAATTGGCGTGCTACAGCTGATTGCTGCGTACCGTAACCGTGGCCACCAGAAAGCAAAACTGGATCCATTAGGTTTGGCGAAGCGTGAAGTTGTGCCTGATCTAGATCTTGCTGCGCATGGTTTGACTCAGTCTGACTTAGACACAGTATTCAATACTGGTAACCTGGCGATCGGTAAAGAAGAAGCGACTTTGGCTGAAATGGTTCAGTCAATGGAAGCCACTTACTGTGGTTCAATCGGTGCTGAATACATGCACATCGTGGACACCAAAGAAAAACGTTGGATTCAACAACGTCTAGAAAGTGCACGCGGTCAATATGGCTTCAATGCTGATCAAAAGAAACATGTCCTTGAGCGTTTAACTGCGGCTGAAGGCCTAGAAAAATATCTTGGTAATAAATTCGTTGGTGCCAAACGTTTCGGCGTTGAAGGTGGTGAAGCATTCATCCCGATGGTCAACGAAATTATTCAGCGTGCAGGTTCTGTAGGCTGTAAAGAAGTTGTGATCGGTATGCCTCACCGCGGCCGTTTAAACCTTCTTGTTAACATCATGGGTAAGAACCCGGCTGACCTGTTTGGTGAGTTCGAAGGTAAATCTATTCACAAGAAAGGTTCTGGTGACGTTAAGTATCACCAAGGCTTCTCTTCAAACGTGATGACTCCAGGTGGCGAAGTTCACTTGGCATTGGCGTTTAACCCGTCACACCTTGAAATCGTTGGCCCTGTGGTTGAAGGTTCAGTACGTGCACGTCAAGTACGTCGTAAAGACATTGGCGGCGATGACGTATTGCCACTAATCGTACACGGTGATGCTGCATTTGCAGGTCAGGGCGTTAACCAGGAAACTTTCCAGATGTCACAAACTCGCGGTTATACCGTGGGTGGTACAGTGCACATTGTAATTAACAACCAGGTTGGTTTCACGACGTCTGATCCACGTGACGCACGTTCTACAGAATACTGTACTGACATCGCAAAAATGATTCAGGCACCGATCTTCCATGTGAATGGTGATGATCCTGAAGCTGTGGTGTTCATTTCACAATTGGCACATGACTTCCGTCATACCTTCCGTAAAGACGTTGTGATTGACATGTTCTGCTACCGTCGTCGTGGTCATAACGAAGCGGATGAGCCAGCTGCAACTCAACCAATGATGTATCAAGTGATTAACAAGAAAGCGACCACACGTACGCTTTATGCGGATCAGCTGGTACAGCAGGGTGTTCTTGATCGCGCAAGTGCAGATCAAATGGTTGAAAACTATCGTGCAGACCTGGAGGCGGGTAATCATGTTGCCAATGCACTGGTACTTGAACCAAACAAAAAAATGTTTGTGGACTGGACACCTTATTTAGGTCATGAGTACACAGACGAGTGGGATACAACTTTCCCAATCGAACGTTTGAAAGAGCTTGGCACGAAAATGCGTGAGCTTCCTGAAGGCTTCGTGATGCAGCGTCAAGTTGCAAAAGTGATCGACGATCGTCTGAAAATGCAAACGGGCGAAATGCCACTGAACTGGGGTGCTGCTGAAACTCTGGCGTATGCAACTGTACTAGATGATGGTTACTTGCTTCGTTTAACGGGTGAAGACGTAGGTCGTGGTACTTTCTCACACCGTCATGCAAAACTGCATAACCAGGTAGATGGCTCAACTTATCTTCCGCTGTGTAACCTGAAAGAAAACCAGCCGCGTACTGCAATCTATGACTCTTTATTGTCAGAGATGGCTGTATTGGCATTTGAATATGGTTATGCGACGACTCTTCCTAAGAGTTTGATCATCTGGGAAGCGCAATTCGGTGACTTCGCAAACTGTGCACAAGTGGTAATTGATCAGTTTATCTCATCTGGTGAAACCAAATGGGAACGTGTATGTGGCTTGACCATGCTTCTTCCTCACGGTTTTGAAGGTCAAGGTCCAGAGCATTCATCTGCACGTTTGGAACGTTTCTTGCAGCTATGTGCTGAAGACAACATGCAAGTCATCACACCGACCACGCCTGCGCAGATTTTCCACGCATTACGTCGTCAAGCGATTCGTCCAATCCGTAAGCCATTGATTGTTACTTCGCCGAAATCTTTACTTCGTCACAAGCTTGCTGTATCTAGCCTTGAAGAGCTTGCAAACGGTACATTCCAGACCGTGATTGATGAAGTAGACAACATCAACAAGTCAGATGTAACCCGTCTGGTACTGTGTGGTGGTAAGGTGTATTACGACCTAGTTGAAAAACGTCGTGAAAAAGAATTGAACAACACTGCAATTGTACGTATTGAACAATTATATCCATACCCAGAAAAACGCCTGGCAGAAGTGCTTGCGCAATATCCAAACGTTAAAGAACTTGTTTGGGCGCAAGAAGAACCGAAGAACCAAGGCGCTTGGTTGTTCATCGCACCGCGTCTATATGACGACGTGATGAAAGCGGGTAAACAAGTACGTATTAGCTATGCAGGCCGTGAAGCTTCTGCTGCACCGGCATGTGGTTCACCATATTTGCATGCAAAACAACAAGCTCAGCTCATCAACGACGCGCTTGCGATCGACGCTGAATAA
- the sucC gene encoding ADP-forming succinate--CoA ligase subunit beta, whose amino-acid sequence MNLHEYQAKALLKKYGMPVQEGILATNADETVHAFEQLGGKFAVLKAQVHAGGRGKAGGVKVVKSATEAAEYANQIIGSRLVTYQTDANGQPVNSILVSEDVYPVERELYLGAVVDRSTRRITFMASTEGGVEIEKVAEETPEKIIKVEVDPLVGLMPFQAREVAFALKLKDGQINQFVKVMTAAYQAFVDNDFALFEINPLSVRENGDILCVDAKIGIDSNALYRLPEVAALRDKSQENERELKASEFDLNYVALEGNIGCMVNGAGLAMATMDIIKLYGGQPANFLDVGGGATKERVIEAFKIILADHSVQGVLINIFGGIVRCDMIAEAIIAAVQEVNVTVPVVVRLEGNNAELGAKLLDESGLKLISAHGLADAAEKIVAAVKA is encoded by the coding sequence ATGAATTTACATGAGTATCAAGCAAAAGCGCTATTAAAAAAATATGGTATGCCTGTACAGGAAGGGATACTTGCCACCAATGCCGATGAAACGGTGCATGCTTTCGAGCAGTTGGGTGGAAAGTTTGCAGTATTGAAAGCACAGGTGCATGCGGGTGGCCGAGGTAAGGCTGGTGGGGTAAAAGTAGTGAAATCGGCTACTGAGGCTGCTGAATATGCCAACCAGATTATTGGTTCACGCTTGGTGACTTATCAGACTGATGCCAATGGTCAGCCGGTCAATAGCATTTTAGTTTCTGAGGATGTTTATCCGGTTGAGCGCGAGCTGTACTTGGGCGCTGTGGTGGATCGCTCGACTCGCCGCATCACTTTTATGGCATCGACTGAAGGCGGTGTTGAAATTGAGAAAGTGGCCGAAGAAACCCCTGAAAAAATTATTAAAGTTGAGGTTGATCCTTTAGTTGGTCTAATGCCATTTCAGGCGCGTGAAGTTGCTTTTGCACTTAAACTCAAAGATGGACAAATCAATCAATTTGTTAAAGTCATGACGGCTGCCTATCAGGCATTTGTAGACAATGATTTTGCACTTTTCGAAATCAATCCGCTGTCTGTGCGTGAAAACGGCGACATTCTGTGTGTCGATGCCAAAATCGGAATTGATTCGAATGCACTGTACCGTTTGCCTGAAGTGGCTGCTTTGCGTGATAAGTCTCAAGAAAATGAACGTGAGTTAAAAGCCTCTGAGTTTGATCTAAACTATGTGGCACTTGAGGGTAACATTGGTTGTATGGTCAATGGTGCCGGTCTTGCCATGGCAACCATGGATATTATTAAGCTGTATGGCGGTCAACCAGCCAACTTCCTGGATGTGGGTGGTGGTGCGACCAAGGAGCGTGTGATTGAAGCCTTTAAAATTATCTTGGCAGATCACTCTGTCCAGGGTGTATTGATTAATATTTTTGGTGGAATTGTACGTTGTGACATGATTGCTGAAGCAATTATTGCAGCGGTTCAGGAAGTAAATGTGACAGTTCCTGTGGTTGTTCGCCTCGAAGGCAACAATGCGGAACTGGGTGCAAAATTACTGGATGAATCAGGTTTGAAATTGATTTCTGCACACGGTCTTGCTGATGCTGCAGAAAAAATCGTTGCTGCTGTAAAAGCTTAA
- a CDS encoding succinate dehydrogenase iron-sulfur subunit codes for MSRGTRTFHIYRYDPDKDKAPYMQTFKLELTDKHRMLLDALLALKVQDETLTFRRSCREGICGSDGVNINGKNGLACLWNLNDLPNEITVRPLPGLPVVKDLVVDMNQFYDQYNKIHPFLINNQPAPPKERLQSPEEREHLDGLYECILCACCSTSCPSFWWNPDKFLGPSALLNAYRFIIDSRDTGTQERLARLDDPFSLFRCKGIMNCVSVCPKGLNPTKAIGHIRNMLLDMAG; via the coding sequence ATGAGTAGAGGTACTCGTACATTTCATATCTACCGCTACGATCCTGACAAGGATAAAGCACCGTACATGCAAACTTTCAAACTTGAACTGACTGACAAGCACCGTATGTTGCTTGATGCACTTCTTGCATTGAAAGTACAGGACGAAACTTTAACGTTCCGTCGTTCATGTCGTGAAGGTATTTGTGGTTCTGATGGCGTGAACATCAATGGTAAAAATGGTTTGGCGTGTCTTTGGAACCTGAACGATTTACCAAATGAAATTACTGTTCGTCCATTGCCTGGTCTTCCTGTAGTGAAAGACTTGGTGGTTGACATGAACCAGTTCTATGATCAGTACAACAAGATCCATCCATTCTTGATCAACAACCAGCCTGCGCCTCCTAAGGAACGTTTACAGTCTCCTGAAGAGCGTGAGCATCTTGATGGTCTATATGAATGTATTCTATGTGCATGCTGTTCAACTTCATGCCCGTCATTCTGGTGGAACCCGGACAAGTTCTTGGGTCCTTCAGCATTGTTGAACGCTTACCGCTTCATTATTGACTCGCGTGATACGGGAACACAAGAGCGTTTGGCTCGTCTAGACGACCCGTTCTCATTGTTCCGTTGTAAAGGCATTATGAACTGTGTATCTGTATGTCCTAAAGGCTTGAACCCAACTAAAGCAATCGGTCACATCCGTAATATGCTTTTAGATATGGCAGGCTAA
- a CDS encoding FAD-binding protein, with amino-acid sequence MGAINPKEDYTNIPHETFDAVIVGGGGSGMRASYQLAQAGLKVAVLTKVFPTRSHTVAAQGGIGASLGNMQEDNWHYHFYDTVKGSDWLGDQDAIEFMTREAPQVVYELEHLGMPFDRNADGTIYQRPFGGHSANYGEKAVPRACAAADRTGHALLHTLYQSNVKMGTQFFVEWIALDLIRNEKGDVLGVTAIDQETGKIAVFQAKATLFATGGAGRVYRASTNAYINTGDGLGMAARAGIPLQDMEFWQFHPTGVAGAGVLLTEGCRGEGAILRNKDGEPFMERYAPTLKDLAPRDFVSRSMDQEIKEGRGCGPKGDYILLDMTHLGADTIMKRLPSVFEIGKKFANVDITKEPIPVVPTIHYQMGGIPTNIHGQVVVPESPETEALVANYNKDTDVYSTNAEGRDFAKPVKGFYAIGECSCVSVHGANRLGTNSLLDLVVFGKAAGQHIIEYVTKQHDGEYEPLPTTVLQETVERIRKLDESTTGENAQDVADAIRDIVQDHAGVFRTSALLDEGVKQILAIEPRVRNIHLKDKSKVFNTARIEALEVENLYEVAKATLISAAARKECRGAHTVVDFEESPDHAEYPYGRRDDEWMKHTLWFSADNRLEYKPVRYRPLSVDAIPPKPRTF; translated from the coding sequence ATGGGCGCTATAAACCCTAAAGAAGATTACACAAATATTCCGCATGAAACTTTCGATGCTGTCATCGTTGGTGGTGGTGGTTCAGGTATGCGTGCGTCTTACCAACTTGCTCAAGCTGGTTTGAAAGTTGCGGTTCTGACTAAAGTATTCCCAACTCGTTCACACACTGTTGCAGCGCAGGGTGGTATTGGTGCATCTCTTGGTAACATGCAAGAAGATAACTGGCACTACCACTTCTACGATACTGTAAAAGGTTCGGACTGGTTAGGTGACCAAGACGCAATCGAGTTCATGACTCGTGAAGCGCCTCAAGTGGTTTATGAACTTGAACACCTGGGTATGCCATTTGACCGTAATGCTGACGGTACAATTTACCAACGTCCATTCGGTGGTCACTCAGCAAACTATGGTGAAAAAGCTGTGCCACGTGCATGTGCTGCTGCCGACCGTACCGGTCACGCACTTCTTCACACGCTTTATCAAAGCAACGTGAAAATGGGTACTCAGTTCTTCGTTGAATGGATTGCGCTTGACCTGATCCGTAACGAAAAAGGCGACGTTTTAGGTGTTACAGCAATTGATCAGGAAACTGGTAAAATTGCGGTATTCCAAGCAAAAGCGACTTTGTTTGCTACTGGTGGTGCTGGTCGTGTTTACCGTGCATCTACAAATGCTTATATCAACACTGGTGACGGTCTTGGTATGGCAGCTCGTGCAGGTATTCCATTACAAGATATGGAATTCTGGCAATTCCACCCAACGGGTGTTGCGGGCGCAGGCGTATTGTTAACTGAAGGTTGTCGTGGTGAAGGTGCAATCCTTCGTAACAAAGACGGCGAACCGTTCATGGAACGTTATGCACCAACTTTGAAAGACTTGGCGCCACGTGACTTCGTATCACGTTCTATGGATCAAGAGATCAAAGAAGGTCGTGGTTGTGGTCCTAAAGGCGATTACATCCTGCTTGATATGACGCACCTAGGTGCGGATACGATCATGAAACGTCTTCCATCTGTATTCGAGATTGGCAAGAAATTCGCGAACGTTGACATCACTAAAGAGCCAATTCCTGTAGTACCAACAATCCATTACCAAATGGGTGGTATTCCAACGAATATTCATGGTCAGGTGGTTGTTCCTGAGTCTCCTGAAACTGAAGCGCTTGTTGCTAACTACAACAAAGACACCGACGTTTACTCTACCAATGCTGAAGGTCGTGACTTTGCTAAGCCAGTAAAAGGCTTCTATGCAATCGGTGAATGTTCATGTGTATCTGTACACGGTGCAAACCGTCTAGGTACGAACTCATTGCTTGACTTGGTTGTATTTGGTAAGGCCGCTGGTCAACATATCATTGAATATGTTACTAAACAGCACGATGGTGAATATGAGCCACTTCCAACAACTGTGCTTCAAGAAACTGTTGAACGTATTCGTAAACTTGACGAATCGACTACAGGTGAGAATGCTCAAGACGTTGCTGATGCAATCCGTGATATCGTTCAAGATCACGCTGGTGTATTCCGTACATCTGCGCTTCTAGACGAAGGTGTGAAACAGATTCTTGCAATTGAACCGCGCGTACGCAACATTCACTTGAAAGACAAATCTAAAGTATTCAACACTGCACGTATTGAAGCACTTGAAGTTGAAAACTTATATGAAGTTGCGAAAGCAACGCTTATTTCAGCTGCTGCTCGTAAAGAATGCCGTGGTGCGCATACGGTTGTAGACTTTGAGGAGTCTCCAGACCATGCTGAATACCCATATGGTCGTCGTGATGATGAGTGGATGAAGCACACTTTATGGTTCTCTGCGGATAACCGTCTAGAGTACAAGCCAGTTCGTTACCGTCCATTGTCGGTTGACGCGATTCCACCTAAACCACGTACATTCTAA
- the lpdA gene encoding dihydrolipoyl dehydrogenase, with the protein MSQFDLVVIGGGPGGYEAAIRAAQLGFKVACIEKRIHKGKPSLGGTCLNVGCIPSKALLDSSHRYEDTVQHLDDHGITTGEVKFDLSKMLARKDKVVDQLTGGIDQLLKGNGIEWLKGTGKLLAGKKVEFVSHEGETQVLEPKYVILATGSVPVNIPVAPVDQDLIVDSTGALEFPEVPKRLGVIGAGVIGLELGSVWRRLGAEVVVFEAMDAFLPMADKALAKDFQKLLTKQGMDIRIGAKVAGTEINGREVTVKYNQAGEDKTETFDKLIVCVGRRAYAEDLLADDSGIKLTERGLVEVNDWCATSVEGVYAIGDLVRGPMLAHKAMEEGVMAVERIHGHAAQVNYDTIISVIYTHPEAAWVGLTEQQATEKGHEVKTGQFGFAVNGRALAAGEGAGFVKFVADAKTDRLLGMHVIGPAASDIVHQGMIALEFVSSVEDLQLMTFGHPTFSEVVHEAALAVDGRAIHAIQRKRK; encoded by the coding sequence ATGTCTCAATTCGATTTAGTCGTAATTGGTGGTGGCCCGGGCGGCTACGAAGCAGCAATTCGTGCAGCTCAACTTGGTTTTAAAGTTGCGTGTATCGAAAAACGTATTCATAAAGGTAAACCATCTTTAGGTGGTACTTGCTTAAACGTCGGTTGTATCCCGTCTAAAGCTTTACTTGATTCTTCACATCGTTATGAAGATACAGTTCAACATCTAGATGACCATGGTATTACGACTGGTGAAGTTAAATTCGATCTTTCTAAAATGCTGGCTCGTAAAGACAAAGTTGTAGATCAATTGACTGGCGGTATCGATCAGTTACTTAAAGGTAATGGCATCGAGTGGTTAAAAGGTACGGGTAAACTGCTTGCAGGTAAAAAAGTAGAATTTGTTTCTCACGAAGGTGAAACTCAAGTTTTAGAGCCTAAATATGTGATTCTTGCGACGGGTTCTGTACCAGTAAATATTCCAGTGGCTCCTGTAGATCAAGACTTAATTGTTGATTCTACTGGCGCGCTTGAATTCCCAGAAGTACCTAAGCGTTTAGGTGTAATTGGTGCGGGCGTGATCGGTCTTGAGCTTGGTTCTGTATGGCGTCGTCTTGGTGCTGAAGTTGTTGTATTTGAAGCAATGGATGCATTCTTACCAATGGCTGATAAAGCATTGGCAAAAGACTTCCAAAAACTGTTGACTAAGCAAGGTATGGATATCCGTATCGGTGCAAAAGTTGCAGGTACTGAAATCAATGGTCGTGAAGTAACGGTTAAATATAACCAAGCTGGTGAAGACAAAACTGAAACTTTCGATAAATTGATCGTTTGTGTCGGTCGTCGCGCATATGCTGAAGATTTATTGGCTGATGATTCAGGCATTAAATTGACTGAACGCGGTTTGGTTGAAGTCAACGATTGGTGTGCAACTTCAGTTGAAGGCGTATACGCAATTGGTGACTTGGTACGTGGTCCAATGCTTGCGCATAAAGCAATGGAAGAAGGCGTAATGGCGGTTGAGCGTATTCACGGTCATGCTGCACAAGTGAACTATGACACCATTATTTCTGTAATTTACACACATCCGGAAGCGGCGTGGGTAGGTTTAACAGAACAGCAAGCGACTGAAAAAGGTCACGAAGTTAAAACGGGTCAATTCGGTTTTGCTGTGAACGGTCGTGCTTTAGCTGCGGGTGAAGGTGCCGGTTTCGTGAAGTTTGTTGCTGATGCAAAAACGGATCGTTTACTCGGTATGCACGTGATTGGACCTGCTGCGTCTGATATCGTTCACCAAGGTATGATCGCGCTTGAGTTTGTATCTTCAGTTGAAGATCTTCAGTTGATGACTTTCGGTCACCCGACCTTCTCTGAAGTGGTACATGAAGCTGCACTTGCAGTTGATGGGCGTGCGATTCACGCGATCCAACGTAAGCGTAAGTAA
- the odhB gene encoding 2-oxoglutarate dehydrogenase complex dihydrolipoyllysine-residue succinyltransferase — protein sequence MATEIKAPVFPESVADGTIATWHKQPGEAVSRDEVICDIETDKVVLEVVAPADGTLASIIKGEGDTVLSAEVIAQFEEGAVSGAAQTQAVQSEEKVEQAAANTEAGNSPIVERQQVQDQAPAVRKALTESGVAAADVAGTGRGGRITKEDVANHQAKPAAQPLSVAVGERIEKRVPMTRLRKRVAERLLAATQETAMLTTFNEVNMKPIMEMRAQYKDAFEKRHGARLGFMSFFVKAATEALKRYPAVNASIDGDDIVYHGYYDIGVAVSSERGLVVPVLRDTDRMNYAEVENGIRAYAAKARDGKLGIEDMTGGTFTITNGGTFGSLLSTPILNTPQTAILGMHKIQERPMAVNGQVEILPMMYLALSYDHRLIDGKEAVGFLVTIKELLEEPARLILDL from the coding sequence ATGGCAACCGAAATTAAAGCACCGGTATTCCCAGAGTCAGTTGCGGACGGTACGATCGCAACTTGGCACAAACAACCAGGTGAAGCTGTATCACGTGATGAAGTGATCTGCGATATTGAGACTGATAAAGTTGTTTTAGAAGTTGTTGCTCCTGCAGACGGTACACTTGCATCTATTATTAAAGGTGAAGGCGATACTGTTCTTTCAGCTGAAGTTATTGCGCAGTTTGAAGAGGGTGCTGTTTCTGGCGCGGCTCAAACTCAAGCAGTTCAGTCTGAAGAGAAAGTTGAACAAGCTGCGGCAAATACTGAAGCAGGTAATTCACCAATCGTTGAACGTCAGCAAGTACAAGACCAGGCTCCAGCAGTGCGTAAAGCATTGACTGAATCTGGTGTTGCAGCAGCTGATGTTGCTGGTACAGGCCGTGGCGGTCGCATCACCAAAGAAGATGTGGCAAATCACCAAGCGAAACCAGCAGCACAACCGTTAAGTGTTGCAGTGGGCGAGCGTATCGAAAAACGTGTTCCAATGACACGTCTTCGTAAGCGTGTTGCTGAACGTTTACTTGCAGCGACTCAAGAAACTGCAATGTTGACCACGTTCAACGAAGTCAACATGAAACCAATCATGGAAATGCGTGCGCAATACAAAGATGCATTTGAAAAGCGTCATGGTGCACGTCTTGGCTTCATGTCATTCTTTGTTAAAGCCGCAACTGAAGCACTCAAACGCTATCCAGCAGTGAATGCATCAATCGACGGTGATGATATTGTTTATCACGGTTACTACGACATCGGTGTTGCAGTTTCATCTGAACGTGGTCTAGTGGTTCCTGTACTTCGTGATACAGACCGCATGAACTATGCTGAAGTTGAAAACGGTATTCGTGCTTACGCAGCTAAGGCGCGTGATGGTAAACTGGGCATCGAAGACATGACTGGCGGTACATTCACAATTACCAATGGTGGTACTTTCGGTTCATTGTTATCTACTCCGATCTTGAACACGCCACAAACTGCGATTCTGGGTATGCATAAAATCCAGGAACGTCCGATGGCGGTGAATGGTCAAGTAGAAATCTTGCCAATGATGTACCTTGCACTGTCTTATGACCACCGTTTAATCGATGGTAAAGAAGCAGTCGGTTTCCTTGTAACAATCAAAGAATTGTTAGAAGAGCCAGCGCGTCTGATCCTTGATCTGTAA